From Micrococcus porci, one genomic window encodes:
- a CDS encoding AMP-binding protein: MNSALPATDPHRGDVCALLEAGHDRDPRAVAWREDGVDTTYAELLELVQATAGVLRRQGVGPGDRVALLMPNTLAFPAVYYGALWLGAVVVPLNPLSTDRELEYFLTDSQAVLLWSMRGTSAAAEAAQAVGVPHLQSSPADLRDVVAGAEPVRERTPRTSEEADAVVIYTSGTTGQSKGARLSHRTVASSAVLTSEALDWLQAGHTVLGVLPFFHVFGMSAALNMPLYTGCRNSVVTRFAPHTALEQVVRDEVRALPAVPTMIGALLRALRSARAKGDDVDLSALRYILSGGAPLPVETLHEAEEEFGVPVREGYGLTESCGPVSFNPMLRPSRAGTVGQPLPGVEFRLVTTDGVEVPAGDTETPGELRIHGPVLMTGYLGEPQADAASFDDEGWLRTGDVATRDEEDYYRIVGRLKDIIIHGGYNVYPREVEEAFYEHPAVSEAAVLGVPDERFGEKVVAYVALQDGPEVEVAELNAFVRERLASYKWPSQVTVMDALPKNTTGKIVKDLLR; encoded by the coding sequence ATGAACTCCGCCCTCCCCGCCACCGACCCCCACCGCGGGGACGTGTGCGCCCTGCTGGAGGCCGGGCACGACCGCGACCCCCGGGCCGTGGCCTGGCGCGAGGACGGCGTGGACACCACCTACGCCGAGCTGCTCGAGCTGGTCCAGGCCACCGCCGGCGTGCTGCGCAGGCAGGGCGTCGGCCCGGGGGACCGGGTGGCGCTGCTGATGCCCAACACGCTGGCCTTCCCGGCGGTGTACTACGGCGCGCTGTGGCTGGGAGCCGTGGTCGTGCCCCTGAACCCGCTGTCCACGGACCGGGAGCTGGAGTACTTCCTCACGGACTCGCAGGCGGTGCTGCTGTGGAGCATGCGCGGCACGTCGGCCGCTGCGGAGGCGGCCCAGGCCGTGGGCGTGCCGCACCTGCAGTCCTCCCCGGCGGACCTGCGGGACGTCGTGGCCGGCGCCGAGCCCGTGCGCGAGCGGACGCCGCGGACGTCCGAGGAGGCCGACGCCGTCGTCATCTACACCTCCGGGACCACCGGGCAGTCGAAGGGGGCACGGCTGTCCCACCGGACGGTGGCGTCCAGCGCGGTGCTGACGTCCGAGGCGCTGGACTGGCTGCAGGCCGGGCACACGGTGCTGGGCGTGTTGCCGTTCTTCCACGTGTTCGGGATGTCCGCGGCGCTGAACATGCCGCTGTACACGGGGTGCCGGAACTCCGTGGTGACCCGGTTCGCGCCGCACACGGCGCTGGAGCAGGTCGTGCGGGACGAGGTGCGGGCACTGCCCGCCGTGCCGACGATGATCGGCGCCCTGCTGCGGGCGCTCCGGTCCGCCCGCGCCAAGGGAGACGACGTGGACCTGTCCGCGCTGCGCTACATCCTCTCCGGCGGCGCCCCGCTGCCGGTGGAGACGCTGCACGAGGCGGAGGAGGAGTTCGGGGTGCCGGTGCGCGAGGGCTACGGGCTCACCGAGTCCTGCGGGCCGGTGTCCTTCAATCCGATGCTGCGCCCCAGCCGGGCGGGCACCGTGGGCCAGCCCCTGCCGGGCGTGGAGTTCCGGCTGGTGACGACGGACGGCGTCGAGGTGCCCGCCGGGGACACCGAGACCCCGGGCGAGCTCCGCATCCACGGGCCGGTGCTCATGACCGGCTACCTGGGCGAGCCGCAGGCGGACGCGGCCTCCTTCGACGACGAGGGCTGGCTGCGCACCGGCGATGTCGCGACCCGGGACGAGGAGGACTACTACCGGATCGTGGGCCGACTGAAGGACATCATCATCCACGGCGGCTACAACGTGTACCCCCGCGAGGTGGAGGAGGCGTTCTACGAGCACCCCGCCGTGTCCGAGGCGGCCGTGCTCGGCGTGCCCGACGAGCGGTTCGGCGAGAAGGTCGTGGCCTACGTGGCCCTGCAGGACGGGCCGGAGGTCGAGGTGGCCGAGCTCAACGCGTTCGTGCGGGAGCGCCTGGCGTCCTACAAGTGGCCGTCCCAGGTGACCGTGATGGACGCGCTGCCGAAGAACACGACCGGGAAGATCGTGAAGGACCTGCTGAGGTAG